In Electrophorus electricus isolate fEleEle1 chromosome 10, fEleEle1.pri, whole genome shotgun sequence, the genomic window TTGCTATACATGGTaacttttctgtgtttgctgtaaAGTCAGACTGATTTCTCAGGACATCCTGGGTGTTatcattgatttattttccaattGCACTATTTGTGTTCTTTCAGAGAAGCAGCTATCACTGTATTCTCTCTATGTCCTGCCTAAGCCAAGCCTTGTCTGTCTTTGTACCTGCACATTTCTGGTACTTTACCCAGTCTACTGAGTTCATATCTATGCTTTCCACATGATTTTGCTCCTAGGATCCTTTGACATGGTAGTGATTTACACTAAACACCGAgcaaattgatttttaaaatttacaacTCTGTAAAAGCCTTCAGTCCAACCTTTActggattttgttttttggtgttgatgtttgtaatttttttgttaGTGATGCTCAGGTCTGTTAAGGATAATTTTAAACCAGATTTTCCTGGTTTTGGAACCAGATACCACTGGTCTCTCAGGAGTAGTGGTCTCTTTGAGGACATTATACAAGACTtttgcaaattatttttttcagaaacaaaaaccCCAGTGTGAATAGTAAAAATAGTACTAAATACTAAAATAGtattttggttatttgtttttataattttaaatcTTGATTTATTTGGTTAATTTTTGTACACTCTttgttgtggtggtgtgagGAATTAACTCAAAAAAGTTAATAGTTTGATAACCACTATATAAGCTTCACCTCACATATTTCAGTGTGCATTTAGTTGCCATCTGAATCTCTCATCACTTGCACATTTTAGACCTACCGTTGTTCTACTCTGTTGTGtgcactgacacacatgtgagacacacatgctcacagactTATCATGGGAGCCACGCGTGTCAAGCGACGCTTCAGTCCTGTGGTGGACAGTCCTCTCGATGAGGAGGAAGTCATGAGGCTGGCTCagagtgatgatgtcactggggCAGGTCTCCCCTCTCCCACCCACAATGGCAAACTGCTCAACCTGCACCATGGCAACGGAGGAGGACAAGGGTGGGGTTGTGAAGGGGGTAAGGATGATGACTGCTATGAAGCTAAAGTGATGGAAGGAAAGAGGAGTGGAgtagatggaggaggaggaggtcatGGGCTGGCACTTGGGCACATGGGCAGGAGAGAAGGGGGTTGGGAGCAACCATCGTCTACTTCCCCTTCCCCCTCGCTCCCCTTGGTTGGCCGAGGCCGCGGCCAGCCCCGCAGCCGCTTTGTAAGCAAGGATGGCCGTTGCAATGTCACCTTTGTTAACATAGGCGAGAAGGGCCAGCGCTACCTCATCGACCTCTTCACTACCTGCGTGGACATCCGCTGGCGGTGGATGCTGGTGGTCTTCACCCTCTCCTTCTTGCTCTCCTGGCTGTTTTTTGGCTTTGCCTTCTGGCTCATAGCCATGGCGCATGGGGATCTGACTCAACCATCATCATCCTCCATGACCTCCTCCCACCATTTGGCCACTACTCCATCTCCAGCTTTGCTGGACCCAGCAGGGGAGCATTCCGGGATGCTGGCAGGAACTGAGGAGCACTGCTTTGAGCAGGTGAATAGCTTCCTGGCGGCCTTCCTCTTGTCACTGGAGACTCAGACTTCTATAGGCTATGGTTTCCGGAGCGTGACTGAGGCCTGCCCCCTGGCAGTGTTTGCCGTCGTcttgcagtgcattgtgggctGCATCATTGATGCTTTCATCATTGGGGCAGTCATGGCTAAGATTGCTAAGCCCAAGAAGCGTAACAAGACTCTGGTGTTCTCGGAGGTGGCCGTAGTGGCCATGAGGGACGGGAGGCTCTGCATGATGTGGCGTGTGGGAAACCTGCGCAAAAGCCAGCTGGTGGAGGCCCATGTCCGAGCACAGCTCCTGaaggtgaggcagagagagaaagtataaTAAGAaaatgagagggggagagagagagagagagagagagagagatctgggGAGATGGCTTGGTAAATTAGAACTTGCTTTGTTATACCTCTTTCAGGGGATTATCATGAATGTGATAATTGGAATTCCTCAATTTGTGGGGGACTTCTTTAACATGAATGTGGTTGTGTCTTGTATTGAATTTCAAATACTTTTTTACTCTGACATTTTATAATATCTACTCGAatttttgtgatgtgtgtttttgcacacaTAAATTGCAAAGTATAAATAGATAGCAGGCAATCTGGTAATCAGATAATCCACAGTCTATAATAATTCTGTGAAATTTATCCAGTCTGACTAAGATTGTAGCAGCAAGTCTGCTATACAATGGGAAAATGTAAAGGTTTCTGTAAATTGTCTCAAGTATGGAACTATCTAACAATAAACTACACTAGAGGTTCCCTCTGCTAAAACAACGGCCTTTCTGACTATTCGGCTGCTCACTGCTACTCTGACTAACGTGATCTTTCTTACAGCCAAGGCTGACCCCAGAAGGGGAATTCTTACCTTTGGAACAAGTGGACATCAATGTGGGCTTTGACACAGGAACTGACCGCATCTTTCTGGTGTCTCCGGTGACCATTGTGCACAAGATTGATGAGGAGAGCCCGTTCTTTGAGATGGATCGGCAGACACTGGAGTCAGATGAGGAGCTAGAGGTGGTGGTCGTTTTGGAAGGCATGGTTGAAGCAACTGCCATGACCACACAGTGCCGCTCTTCATACCTGGCCTCGGAGATCCGCTGGGGTCACCGCTTTGAACCTGTACTTTTTGAGAAGAAAAACTCCTATCAGGTAAGACAGGAAAAGGCCCCAGCAACAGGGTCACAGGGACAGATAGGAAATGAGACATAATTTAGGGAATAGCCTATAATTAGCCAAGCTAAATAATGGTCTAGTGGAATAAATCTagtcaaatgtgtttatatatatatatatatataatcggAATTCGAggagcttctgtgtgtgtgtgtacatatatatatatatatatatatatatatatatatatatatatatatatatgtacacacacacacacacacacacacagaagctccTCGAATTCCGATGAGGTTATGCtcctcaaatatatatatatatattattgtctGACACAACTCCTCTAGGTGGACTACTCGTACTTCAACAGGACGTATGAGGTCCCTGACACGCCATCCAGCAGCGCCAGAGAACTGTCTGAGAAGAAGTACATCCTGGACTCCGATTCTTCTTTCTGCTATGAGAATGAAGTGGCTCTGGAGTGTTCCTCCTCCACTCCCATCTCCCCAAGCAgagtctctccatctccctctaaCTCTCCATCACCCACTCTCCCCACACCTCTGGCCCATCGGAGCTCCCGCAGTGagcacccacacatgcactgaaCCCCCAGAGAGTGCCAGGGGCAAATGACATTGGCCATGGGGGACATGCagggtcagagagagggagaaagtaaGAGGGAAGTAAGAGGGAAGCAGAGACATGgtgtatgagagacagagagaaaaggacacGGGGGAGAACATAGCTGGTGGTTTggtgaagacagagagactgctTGGGACAATAGACAAGAGGACTGATTAATGACAGAGGGTTACATTCAGGAGAACAGAAGAATGGAAAAttggtaaaataaaaaaagagagtaGGGCCCTTTCCTTGAGTGTGACTGAGGGcaagtgagagaaaagaaaatataagcGTGACCTGTGCAGACCACAAAAGGTCAGTGATGAATCAGAGAAAGCAGAACAGCTAAGAATAAGCACAGGATTTAAGGAAGCACAGATCTCTCTTCCTGGTCAGGGCTGGGTTATTGACAAAAGGAAAATGTCCAGACCAAACAcgagtgcatgtgcatgagtaAGAAAGATTATTCTACTATACCTAATGAGATTGGGATCAGCAAAAACAGGTCAAAAGATTAAGTGACTGAAAAACTGAATTATACA contains:
- the kcnj14 gene encoding ATP-sensitive inward rectifier potassium channel 14 yields the protein MGATRVKRRFSPVVDSPLDEEEVMRLAQSDDVTGAGLPSPTHNGKLLNLHHGNGGGQGWGCEGGKDDDCYEAKVMEGKRSGVDGGGGGHGLALGHMGRREGGWEQPSSTSPSPSLPLVGRGRGQPRSRFVSKDGRCNVTFVNIGEKGQRYLIDLFTTCVDIRWRWMLVVFTLSFLLSWLFFGFAFWLIAMAHGDLTQPSSSSMTSSHHLATTPSPALLDPAGEHSGMLAGTEEHCFEQVNSFLAAFLLSLETQTSIGYGFRSVTEACPLAVFAVVLQCIVGCIIDAFIIGAVMAKIAKPKKRNKTLVFSEVAVVAMRDGRLCMMWRVGNLRKSQLVEAHVRAQLLKPRLTPEGEFLPLEQVDINVGFDTGTDRIFLVSPVTIVHKIDEESPFFEMDRQTLESDEELEVVVVLEGMVEATAMTTQCRSSYLASEIRWGHRFEPVLFEKKNSYQVDYSYFNRTYEVPDTPSSSARELSEKKYILDSDSSFCYENEVALECSSSTPISPSRVSPSPSNSPSPTLPTPLAHRSSRSEHPHMH